Part of the Flavobacteriales bacterium genome is shown below.
TTGGAGGAGGGATAGATATGATAGATGAAATTGGCTTTGAAGACTTTACCTTCAAAAAGCTGGCTAAAGAAATAGGATCTACAGAAGCTTCTGTTTATAGATACTTTGAAAGTAAGCACAAATTGTTGTTGTACATTATTTCTTGGTATTGGTCATGGATGGAGTAC
Proteins encoded:
- a CDS encoding TetR/AcrR family transcriptional regulator, producing the protein MEALLSNIAIRVNNSIYLKDPESSDLGKNILGGGIDMIDEIGFEDFTFKKLAKEIGSTEASVYRYFESKHKLLLYIISWYWSWMEY